Proteins encoded together in one Pseudoroseomonas cervicalis window:
- a CDS encoding metal ABC transporter ATP-binding protein codes for MSLPITLSDVTLTHGRRPAVHHVSGCFEAGSLTAIVGPNGAGKSTLLRAIAGLHPAVEGALQTPREAIALLPQAAALDRQFPISCLDVVLFGHWSRAGAFRALRPAEASAARKALAAVGLEGFERRLVGSLSVGQFQRVLFARLLVQDAPVILLDEPFNAVDARTAHDLLGLVRRWHGEGRTVLAVLHDLELVREHFPRTLLLAREPVAWGPTEEVLSAQNRLRARMMAEAWDEQAEACARAA; via the coding sequence ATGAGCCTGCCGATCACCCTGAGCGATGTGACGCTGACGCATGGGCGGCGCCCGGCGGTGCACCATGTCTCCGGCTGTTTCGAGGCGGGCAGCCTGACGGCGATCGTGGGCCCGAACGGCGCCGGCAAGTCGACGCTGCTGCGCGCCATTGCCGGGCTGCATCCGGCGGTGGAGGGGGCGCTGCAGACGCCGCGCGAGGCGATCGCGCTGCTGCCGCAGGCGGCGGCGCTGGACCGGCAGTTTCCGATCTCCTGCCTGGATGTGGTGCTGTTCGGCCATTGGTCGCGCGCCGGCGCCTTCCGCGCGCTGCGCCCGGCCGAGGCGTCGGCCGCCCGCAAGGCGCTGGCGGCGGTGGGGCTGGAGGGGTTCGAGCGCCGGCTGGTCGGCAGCCTGTCGGTCGGGCAGTTCCAGCGCGTGCTGTTCGCGCGGCTGCTGGTGCAGGACGCGCCGGTGATCCTGCTGGACGAGCCGTTCAATGCCGTCGATGCCCGCACCGCGCATGACCTGCTGGGTCTGGTGCGCCGCTGGCATGGCGAGGGCCGCACCGTGCTGGCCGTGCTGCATGACCTTGAGCTGGTGCGCGAGCATTTTCCGCGCACGCTGCTGCTGGCGCGCGAGCCGGTCGCCTGGGGCCCGACCGAGGAGGTGCTGAGCGCGCAGAACCGCCTGCGCGCCCGGATGATGGCCGAGGCCTGGGACGAGCAGGCCGAGGCCTGCGCCCGCGCCGCCTGA
- the efp gene encoding elongation factor P, whose amino-acid sequence MKQQANQMRPGQVIEYEGRRWTVLKIQIITPGKGGAFIQVEMRDIKTGTKKDDRWRTADTVERLMTEDKEFTYSYADGDNLVLMDPETFEQTIVPAAILGDRLPFLAENMTVSVKLIEGDPVAMELPQHVTLEIVEADPVVKGQTASSSYKPAVLSNGVKTMVPPFITAGEKIVVKTEDASYVERAKG is encoded by the coding sequence ATGAAGCAGCAGGCCAACCAGATGCGGCCCGGTCAGGTCATCGAGTATGAGGGCCGGCGCTGGACGGTGCTCAAGATCCAGATCATCACCCCGGGCAAGGGCGGCGCCTTCATCCAGGTCGAGATGCGCGACATCAAGACCGGCACCAAGAAGGACGATCGCTGGCGCACCGCCGACACGGTCGAGCGCCTGATGACCGAGGACAAGGAGTTCACCTACTCCTACGCCGACGGCGACAATCTGGTGCTGATGGATCCCGAGACCTTCGAGCAGACCATCGTGCCGGCCGCCATCCTGGGTGACCGCCTGCCCTTCCTGGCCGAGAACATGACCGTCTCCGTCAAGCTGATCGAGGGCGACCCGGTGGCCATGGAGCTGCCGCAGCACGTCACGCTCGAGATCGTCGAGGCCGATCCGGTGGTGAAGGGGCAGACCGCCTCCTCCTCCTACAAGCCGGCCGTGCTGTCGAACGGCGTGAAGACCATGGTGCCCCCCTTCATCACCGCGGGCGAGAAGATCGTGGTGAAGACCGAGGACGCCTCCTATGTCGAGCGCGCCAAGGGCTGA
- a CDS encoding DUF445 domain-containing protein, translated as MPLPDPEAELRRALARHRRFATALLLLMAALTLGAYALPPGYWTDLLQASAKAGLVGGLADWFAVTALFRRPLGLPIPHTAIIPRQKERLGRGLGRFVGNHVLTEAELDRVLARVDLAGLLRRWLSDPAATRPAAEALARSLPALLNALEDGRARRLIQRLLPRLVSGPGSARLLARALRALVAGGQHQAVFGLALEQLKALLAAKEEDLRAAIQARVRAEGGAVVGWLAGGTVARRILSAINQELDKVEPGDSTLRVAFETWLMAEIDRLETDPERAAALGRALRDAAGHPAVAAWLMDLWARLKRMVAEDAAAPEGRGVALVAGLLANLGTLLQEDAAARERVNGMARRGLRALLPTAQAQLSEFIAGVVARWDTATVVEKIELRVGRDLQYVRVNGTLVGFLAGGALFALLHAVFGRVAF; from the coding sequence ATGCCGCTTCCCGATCCCGAGGCCGAGCTCCGCCGCGCCCTCGCCCGCCACCGGCGCTTCGCCACCGCCCTCCTGCTGCTGATGGCCGCGCTGACGCTGGGTGCCTACGCCCTGCCGCCCGGCTACTGGACCGACCTGCTGCAGGCCAGCGCCAAGGCCGGGCTGGTCGGCGGCCTGGCCGACTGGTTCGCGGTGACGGCGCTGTTCCGCCGCCCGCTCGGCCTGCCCATCCCGCACACCGCCATCATCCCGCGGCAGAAGGAGCGGCTGGGCCGTGGCCTCGGCCGCTTCGTCGGCAACCATGTGCTGACCGAGGCGGAGCTGGACCGTGTGCTGGCCCGCGTCGACCTGGCCGGGCTGCTGCGCCGCTGGCTCTCCGACCCCGCCGCCACCCGCCCCGCCGCCGAGGCCCTGGCGCGCAGCCTGCCCGCTTTGCTGAACGCGCTGGAGGATGGCCGCGCCCGGCGGCTGATCCAGCGCCTGCTGCCGCGCCTGGTCTCCGGCCCCGGCTCGGCCCGGCTGCTGGCCAGGGCGCTGCGGGCGCTGGTGGCGGGCGGCCAGCACCAGGCGGTGTTCGGCCTGGCGCTGGAGCAGCTGAAGGCGCTGCTGGCCGCCAAGGAGGAGGATCTGCGCGCCGCCATCCAGGCCCGCGTCCGCGCCGAGGGCGGCGCCGTCGTCGGCTGGCTGGCCGGCGGCACCGTGGCCCGCCGCATCCTGAGCGCCATCAACCAGGAGCTGGACAAGGTCGAGCCCGGCGACAGCACGCTGCGCGTCGCCTTCGAGACCTGGCTGATGGCCGAGATCGACCGGCTGGAGACCGACCCGGAGCGCGCCGCCGCCCTGGGCCGCGCGCTGCGCGATGCCGCCGGCCACCCCGCCGTCGCCGCCTGGCTGATGGATCTCTGGGCCCGGCTGAAGCGCATGGTCGCCGAGGATGCGGCCGCCCCCGAGGGCCGTGGCGTCGCCCTGGTCGCCGGGCTGCTGGCCAATCTCGGCACGCTGCTGCAGGAGGACGCGGCGGCGCGGGAGCGGGTGAACGGCATGGCCCGCCGCGGCCTGCGCGCCCTGCTGCCCACCGCCCAGGCGCAGCTCTCGGAGTTCATCGCCGGCGTGGTGGCGCGCTGGGACACGGCGACGGTGGTGGAGAAGATCGAGCTGCGTGTCGGGCGCGACCTTCAATATGTGCGGGTCAATGGCACGCTGGTGGGCTTCCTGGCGGGTGGCGCGCTGTTCGCGCTGCTGCATGCGGTCTTTGGAAGAGTGGCATTTTAA
- a CDS encoding OmpA family protein, with protein MPSSRRPASSSCAPWRRCCSTSRGAFPQDLAWILRVDGHADRSPLRAGARYASNWELSAARAIAVGQFLIGEGLPPNRVAATAFGEYQPIDPGDSPEAFARNRRIELRLTDR; from the coding sequence GTGCCGAGCTCTCGGCGGCCGGCCAGCAGCAGCTGCGCGCCCTGGCGCAGGTGCTGCTCGACGTCACGCGGCGCTTTCCCGCAGGATTTGGCCTGGATCCTGCGCGTCGACGGCCATGCCGACCGCAGCCCGCTGCGCGCCGGCGCCCGCTACGCCTCGAACTGGGAGCTGTCGGCAGCGCGCGCCATCGCGGTCGGCCAGTTCCTGATCGGCGAGGGGCTGCCGCCCAACCGCGTCGCCGCCACCGCCTTCGGCGAGTACCAGCCGATTGACCCCGGCGATTCGCCCGAGGCCTTCGCCCGCAACCGCCGCATCGAGCTGCGGCTGACCGACCGCTGA
- a CDS encoding inositol monophosphatase family protein: protein MAASARLSPALNVVVNAVQKAGRRLLRDFGEVEQLQVSMKGPGDFVSQADIRAEETLRAELGRARPAFAFLGEEQGESGAADWEWRWVIDPLDGTTNFLHGIPHWAVSVGIEKRTGPETSEIVAGVIYNPAADELFWAEKGMGAFLNDRRLRVSGRRDMLQAVFATGIPFAKIQRKAEFSAILARLMPQVSGVRRMGSASLDLAWTAAGRYEGFWELGLNKWDIAAGLIILKEAGGWATDPEGNDPYLSGNVIAGNPLLQPKLRDVVNEGIALVERARG from the coding sequence ATGGCCGCATCCGCCCGCCTGTCCCCCGCCCTGAATGTCGTGGTCAATGCCGTGCAGAAGGCCGGCCGCCGCCTGCTGCGGGATTTCGGCGAGGTGGAGCAGCTGCAGGTCTCCATGAAGGGCCCGGGCGATTTCGTCTCCCAGGCCGATATCCGGGCCGAGGAGACGCTGCGCGCCGAGCTCGGCCGCGCCCGCCCCGCCTTCGCCTTCCTGGGCGAGGAGCAGGGCGAGAGCGGTGCCGCCGACTGGGAATGGCGCTGGGTGATCGACCCGCTGGACGGCACCACCAACTTCCTGCACGGCATCCCGCACTGGGCGGTCTCGGTCGGCATCGAGAAGCGCACCGGCCCCGAGACCAGCGAGATCGTCGCCGGCGTCATCTACAACCCGGCCGCCGATGAGCTGTTCTGGGCCGAGAAGGGCATGGGCGCCTTCCTCAACGACCGCCGCCTGCGCGTCTCCGGCCGCCGCGACATGCTGCAGGCGGTGTTCGCCACCGGCATCCCGTTTGCCAAGATCCAGCGCAAGGCCGAGTTCAGCGCCATCCTGGCCCGGCTGATGCCGCAGGTCTCGGGCGTGCGCCGCATGGGCTCCGCCTCGCTCGACCTCGCCTGGACCGCCGCCGGCCGCTACGAGGGCTTCTGGGAGCTCGGGCTGAACAAGTGGGACATCGCCGCCGGGCTGATCATCCTGAAGGAGGCCGGCGGCTGGGCCACCGACCCCGAGGGCAACGACCCCTATCTCAGCGGCAATGTCATCGCCGGCAACCCGCTGCTGCAGCCCAAGCTGCGCGACGTGGTCAATGAGGGCATCGCCCTGGTCGAGCGCGCCCGCGGCTGA
- a CDS encoding glutathione S-transferase family protein: protein MRIIWGRANSSNVMKLLWFAAETGMPYERRDAGGAFGLTQDAAYKAMNPNSLVPVLQEPDGWALWESNSILRYLAGSTPGGAALYPAEPRARAGIERWMDWQLAHLSAPMTTIFFTHVRIPEAERDWTATEAARQKAASLWSLVDRRLEGRDFIEGEFSLADIALGIFAYRWFALPIERPELPHLRRWYERLCQRPGYATHVCRPMS from the coding sequence ATGCGAATCATCTGGGGCCGCGCCAACAGCAGCAATGTCATGAAGCTGCTCTGGTTCGCGGCCGAGACCGGCATGCCCTATGAGCGGCGCGACGCCGGCGGCGCCTTCGGCCTGACGCAGGATGCGGCCTACAAGGCGATGAACCCGAATTCGCTGGTGCCGGTGCTGCAGGAGCCGGATGGCTGGGCGCTGTGGGAGAGCAACAGCATCCTGCGCTACCTGGCCGGCAGCACGCCCGGCGGCGCGGCGCTCTACCCGGCCGAGCCCCGGGCGCGGGCCGGCATCGAGCGCTGGATGGACTGGCAGCTGGCGCATCTCTCGGCGCCGATGACGACGATCTTCTTCACCCATGTGCGCATCCCCGAGGCCGAGCGCGACTGGACGGCGACCGAGGCGGCGCGGCAGAAGGCGGCGTCGCTGTGGAGCCTGGTCGACCGCAGGCTGGAGGGGCGCGACTTCATCGAGGGCGAATTCTCGCTGGCCGATATCGCGCTCGGCATCTTCGCCTATCGCTGGTTCGCCCTGCCGATCGAGCGGCCGGAGCTGCCCCATCTGCGCCGCTGGTATGAGCGCCTCTGCCAGCGCCCGGGCTATGCCACCCATGTCTGCCGGCCGATGAGCTGA
- a CDS encoding MotA/TolQ/ExbB proton channel family protein translates to MTRPTHYLLRMLAFLAAVAVLAVLLSAELLHAFAANPLLNSVILAVLLLGIGWNIRQVLGLKPEVEWLEGFRAPKAGSAGGAARPAPRLLAPMASMFSARRGDRLSLSTSAMRGVLDGIASRLDESRELSRYMTGLSIFLGLLGTFWGLILTIGAVADVINSMSVGSGDLNQLFNQLKSGLAQPLSGMGVAFSSSMLGLAGALVLGFLDLTAGQAQSRFYSELEEWLAGVTRLSSGVLGGDGEMGGSVPAYVQALLEQTAENLENLQRIMARGEESRAASSQALHTLTERLSIMADQMRANQVLMQRMAEAQSGLAPTLARLAEAQAHNPADEAARGHLRNIEIYLARMSEDVAQGRAQSTAEIRGEIKILARTIAALAEEGPR, encoded by the coding sequence ATGACCCGCCCCACCCACTACCTGCTGCGGATGCTGGCCTTCCTGGCCGCGGTCGCGGTGCTGGCCGTGCTGCTCTCCGCCGAGCTGCTGCACGCCTTCGCCGCCAACCCGCTGCTGAACAGCGTCATCCTGGCGGTGCTGCTGCTCGGCATCGGCTGGAACATCCGCCAGGTGCTGGGTCTGAAGCCGGAGGTGGAGTGGCTGGAGGGCTTCCGCGCGCCGAAAGCCGGCAGCGCCGGCGGCGCCGCCCGCCCCGCGCCGCGCCTGCTGGCGCCGATGGCCTCGATGTTCTCCGCCCGGCGCGGCGACCGGCTGTCGCTGTCGACCAGCGCGATGCGCGGCGTGCTGGACGGCATCGCCTCCCGCCTCGATGAGAGCCGCGAGCTGTCGCGCTACATGACCGGGCTGTCGATCTTCCTCGGCCTGCTCGGCACCTTCTGGGGGCTGATCCTGACGATCGGCGCGGTGGCCGATGTCATCAACTCGATGTCGGTCGGCTCGGGCGACCTGAACCAGCTGTTCAACCAGCTGAAATCGGGGCTGGCGCAGCCGCTCTCCGGCATGGGGGTCGCCTTCTCCTCCTCCATGCTGGGCCTGGCCGGCGCGCTGGTGCTGGGTTTCCTCGACCTGACCGCCGGCCAGGCGCAGAGCCGCTTCTATTCCGAGCTGGAGGAATGGCTGGCCGGCGTCACCCGCCTCTCCTCCGGCGTGCTGGGCGGCGATGGGGAGATGGGCGGCTCGGTCCCCGCCTATGTGCAGGCGCTGCTGGAGCAGACCGCCGAGAACCTGGAGAACCTGCAGCGCATCATGGCGCGCGGCGAGGAAAGCCGCGCCGCCTCCTCCCAGGCGCTGCACACGCTGACCGAGCGGCTGTCGATCATGGCCGACCAGATGCGCGCCAACCAGGTGCTGATGCAGCGCATGGCCGAGGCCCAGTCCGGCCTGGCGCCGACGCTGGCCCGGCTGGCCGAGGCGCAGGCGCACAACCCGGCCGATGAGGCGGCGCGCGGCCATCTGCGCAACATCGAGATCTACCTGGCGCGGATGAGCGAGGACGTCGCCCAGGGCCGCGCCCAGTCCACCGCCGAGATCCGCGGCGAGATCAAGATCCTGGCCCGCACCATCGCCGCGCTCGCCGAGGAAGGCCCGCGGTGA